From one bacterium genomic stretch:
- a CDS encoding dockerin type I repeat-containing protein encodes MRYSATALTFFALLLSSSLFAQSFPTPYAPNFHSAPDSNTTFQYDIPDSTFYSPAAVYRMNYRNVSSTAWNQVAMDVLYQTCSTWTVSGALNYFPPSGNLEYYFRSEVDTIVISQSPKNAANTFPVSVDLLADMGSDPIGDVDGGGGTHLDITACAMSYSDTRIYARLTNNGGGFPTSSGFNFFLYSVGIIDPDATDSAAYAMIYVNVPLVLSAGLYRINPVDSSFTKIGNISTNISGSNLNLACNIADLTAQPGWSTWPPPSGMIFTAPVTATQNLTDLTSNDIGRAGGFVPSSQVLAYGANIAPTLSSPQISFTDDSVSASITFADPDNNLATLLRFVFGGTSFEMVACEKLYQSGTDFDVTVDYDTSGWYEYYFEFSDGRDTVATTPQMIHVQTLLIGDCDGSGSITISDAVFLISYIFAGGSPPVPLQVGDVNCDTQVSVSDAVYLISYIFAGGPPPCTYGVTLLGPKPATVGPNSRFESHPIS; translated from the coding sequence ATGCGCTACTCTGCCACCGCACTGACATTCTTTGCCCTTCTTCTGTCTTCTTCTCTGTTCGCGCAAAGTTTCCCGACACCATATGCTCCCAACTTTCACAGCGCGCCTGACTCAAACACCACTTTTCAATATGATATCCCCGACTCAACCTTCTACAGCCCAGCCGCGGTTTATCGAATGAACTACCGCAATGTCAGTTCCACCGCTTGGAATCAAGTCGCGATGGATGTTCTGTATCAAACTTGCTCGACTTGGACCGTTTCCGGCGCACTCAACTATTTCCCGCCTTCAGGAAATCTCGAATACTATTTCCGCTCCGAGGTCGACACCATCGTTATATCCCAGTCACCGAAGAACGCCGCCAACACCTTCCCGGTCTCGGTTGATCTGCTCGCCGACATGGGTTCCGACCCGATTGGCGATGTCGACGGCGGTGGCGGCACGCATCTCGATATCACTGCCTGCGCTATGAGCTATTCCGATACCCGCATCTATGCACGTTTGACCAACAATGGCGGCGGATTCCCAACCTCCAGCGGCTTCAATTTCTTCCTCTACTCAGTGGGCATTATCGATCCCGACGCCACTGACTCTGCCGCCTATGCGATGATCTATGTCAATGTTCCGCTCGTGTTGAGCGCCGGCTTATACAGAATCAATCCCGTCGACAGTTCCTTCACCAAGATTGGCAATATCTCGACTAATATCAGCGGCAGTAATCTCAACCTTGCCTGCAACATCGCCGACCTCACTGCCCAACCCGGCTGGTCGACTTGGCCGCCACCCTCGGGGATGATCTTCACCGCTCCGGTTACTGCAACCCAGAATCTCACCGACTTGACCAGTAATGACATTGGTCGCGCCGGAGGATTTGTTCCCTCGTCACAAGTCCTTGCCTATGGCGCCAACATTGCCCCGACCTTGTCTTCGCCGCAAATCTCGTTCACCGATGACTCGGTTTCTGCTTCGATAACTTTTGCCGATCCGGACAACAATCTCGCAACCCTGCTTCGCTTCGTATTTGGCGGTACATCTTTCGAAATGGTAGCCTGCGAGAAGCTCTACCAATCCGGCACAGACTTCGACGTAACTGTCGACTACGACACTTCCGGTTGGTATGAGTACTACTTCGAGTTTTCCGATGGCCGCGACACTGTCGCGACCACACCACAGATGATTCACGTGCAAACATTGCTCATCGGCGATTGCGATGGCAGCGGCTCTATCACAATCTCCGATGCCGTCTTCCTGATAAGCTACATCTTCGCCGGCGGATCTCCGCCAGTTCCTCTGCAAGTCGGTGACGTCAACTGCGATACCCAAGTCTCTGTCTCCGATGCCGTCTACTTGATCAGTTACATCTTTGCCGGCGGACCCCCGCCATGCACCTATGGGGTCACCTTACTCGGCCCCAAGCCGGCAACGGTGGGTCCGAACTCTCGTTTCGAATCACACCCTATTTCATAG
- a CDS encoding polyprenyl synthetase family protein: MLKSSELKELIKPIEADLERFKKLEVRVLKNESPLIFTISKHILNTRGKRLRPTFAFLVAKTTGFKSPHLVEAALAVEMIHTATLLHDDVIDESDTRRGESTVNSKWSNLVSVLMGDYFFAKAFTLLVKTGSLEMLERVSKATERVSVGELRQIEEAHNYELTEPDYIKIISDKTASLFQASAASAPILSGASEEMVKRLAFFGEYTGCAFQIADDLLDFVGEAERTGKKVGNDLINGKITLPLIHAFRKSQARTKKSIIKILENGVEQKGFDTVLDFIQDSGGIDYARTRAQSLADQALSYLKPFANSRHYDSLEKLATFSINRDV; the protein is encoded by the coding sequence ATGTTGAAGAGCAGCGAACTGAAAGAACTGATAAAACCAATCGAGGCCGACCTTGAGCGTTTCAAAAAGCTCGAAGTCCGTGTTCTCAAAAATGAGTCGCCGCTCATTTTCACCATCTCCAAGCACATCCTCAACACCCGTGGCAAGCGGCTCCGTCCGACCTTTGCGTTCCTCGTTGCCAAGACGACCGGCTTCAAGTCGCCGCACTTAGTTGAAGCTGCACTTGCGGTTGAGATGATTCATACGGCAACCTTACTCCATGATGACGTAATTGACGAGTCGGACACCCGCCGGGGCGAGTCGACGGTCAACAGCAAGTGGAGTAATCTTGTATCGGTTTTGATGGGCGACTATTTTTTCGCCAAAGCCTTTACTCTGCTGGTCAAAACCGGCTCGCTCGAAATGCTCGAACGCGTCTCAAAGGCTACCGAACGGGTCTCTGTTGGTGAACTTCGCCAAATCGAAGAAGCCCACAACTACGAGCTTACCGAACCCGACTATATCAAGATCATTTCCGACAAAACCGCCAGCCTCTTCCAGGCATCCGCGGCATCAGCGCCGATATTGTCCGGTGCCTCCGAGGAGATGGTCAAGCGCCTTGCATTCTTTGGCGAATACACTGGCTGTGCCTTCCAAATTGCGGATGACCTTCTCGATTTCGTCGGTGAGGCCGAACGCACCGGCAAGAAAGTCGGCAACGACCTGATCAACGGCAAAATCACCCTGCCTTTGATTCACGCTTTCCGCAAGTCACAAGCCCGCACCAAAAAGAGCATTATCAAGATTCTCGAAAACGGCGTCGAGCAGAAGGGCTTTGATACAGTCCTTGATTTCATTCAGGATTCCGGCGGCATCGACTATGCCCGCACTCGCGCCCAGTCGCTTGCCGATCAGGCTCTGTCGTACTTGAAACCCTTTGCCAACAGCCGCCACTATGATTCGCTCGAAAAACTGGCCACTTTTTCGATAAATCGTGACGTTTAA
- the eno gene encoding phosphopyruvate hydratase: MPKIAQCLAREILDSRGNPTIEVDVLLEDGSFGRAAVPSGASTGSNEALELRDGDKKRYGGKGVLKAVANVNDKIVPAIKEEGIDVLNQREVDGFMLNLDGTPEKKNLGANAILGVSLAVAKAAASYSMLPFYRYVGGTNSRVLPLPMMNILNGGKHADNKVDLQEFMIMPAGAETFSDALRMGTEVFHSLKNVLHAKHYNTSVGDEGGFAPDLKSNREALEVITEAVEKAGYKPGTDILFALDPAASEFYDKKSKKYVLAGEGRSLTSDEMVDFYKELCKAFPIISIEDGLAEHDWEGFKKLTHEIGDKVQIVGDDLFVTNQVFLERGIKEKAANAILIKLNQIGTLTETLDTITMATRAGFASVVSHRSGETEDTTIADIAVAVNAGQIKTGSLCRTDRVAKYNRLLRIEEELDNMGEFPGRSAFFNLTSRK; the protein is encoded by the coding sequence ATGCCGAAGATTGCTCAATGTCTTGCTCGCGAAATACTCGACAGTCGCGGCAACCCTACTATTGAAGTCGATGTCCTGCTTGAAGATGGCTCTTTTGGCCGCGCTGCCGTCCCATCCGGCGCCTCTACCGGCTCCAACGAAGCCCTCGAATTACGCGATGGCGACAAAAAACGCTACGGCGGCAAAGGTGTCCTCAAAGCCGTCGCCAATGTCAACGACAAGATCGTCCCTGCCATCAAGGAAGAAGGCATCGATGTCCTCAACCAGCGCGAGGTCGATGGCTTCATGCTCAACCTCGACGGTACACCCGAGAAGAAGAATCTCGGCGCCAACGCCATTCTCGGTGTTTCGCTCGCGGTCGCCAAAGCTGCCGCATCATATTCGATGCTGCCATTCTACCGCTACGTCGGCGGCACCAATTCGCGCGTCCTGCCGTTGCCGATGATGAACATCCTTAATGGCGGCAAGCACGCCGACAACAAGGTCGACCTCCAGGAATTCATGATCATGCCCGCTGGCGCAGAGACATTTTCCGATGCGTTGCGCATGGGCACCGAGGTTTTCCACTCGCTCAAGAATGTCCTTCACGCCAAGCACTACAACACCTCCGTCGGTGACGAGGGCGGTTTTGCTCCCGACCTGAAATCTAATCGCGAAGCGCTTGAAGTCATCACCGAAGCGGTTGAAAAAGCCGGCTACAAACCCGGTACCGACATTCTCTTCGCACTCGATCCCGCGGCTTCCGAATTCTATGACAAAAAATCCAAGAAGTACGTCCTCGCCGGCGAGGGCCGCAGCCTTACCTCCGACGAGATGGTTGATTTCTATAAAGAACTCTGCAAAGCATTCCCCATCATCTCCATCGAAGACGGCCTTGCCGAACACGATTGGGAAGGGTTCAAGAAACTCACTCACGAAATCGGCGACAAAGTCCAAATCGTCGGCGACGACTTGTTCGTGACCAACCAGGTCTTCCTCGAACGCGGCATCAAAGAAAAAGCCGCCAACGCTATCCTGATCAAGCTGAATCAAATCGGTACCCTCACCGAAACGCTTGACACGATCACCATGGCCACACGTGCCGGATTCGCATCGGTTGTGTCGCATCGCTCCGGCGAGACTGAGGATACGACGATTGCTGATATCGCCGTCGCCGTCAATGCCGGCCAGATCAAAACCGGATCGCTCTGCCGCACCGATCGCGTCGCGAAATACAATCGCCTGTTGCGCATCGAGGAAGAATTGGATAATATGGGAGAGTTCCCGGGCAGAAGTGCCTTCTTCAATTTGACTTCAAGGAAGTAG
- a CDS encoding septum formation initiator family protein, with translation MVRQEENRWIRIRTRIIMFILLSLILLLCYHLTVGQYGFLNMMELRAQITELDREEVRLNTDLVDLEYKRYRLHSDTLFIEKLARKNYQLSRPGERVIEY, from the coding sequence ATGGTGCGTCAGGAAGAAAATCGCTGGATACGTATTCGTACCCGCATCATCATGTTCATTCTCCTGTCGCTGATATTACTGCTTTGCTACCATCTTACGGTGGGCCAATACGGATTCCTCAACATGATGGAACTCCGGGCTCAAATCACCGAACTTGACCGCGAGGAGGTCCGTCTCAACACGGACCTCGTCGACCTCGAATACAAACGCTATCGCTTGCATTCCGACACCCTCTTCATCGAAAAACTCGCCCGCAAGAATTACCAGCTCTCGCGCCCCGGCGAACGCGTCATCGAATACTAA